Proteins co-encoded in one Falco rusticolus isolate bFalRus1 chromosome 14, bFalRus1.pri, whole genome shotgun sequence genomic window:
- the NEXMIF gene encoding neurite extension and migration factor: protein MDDQQEQDCASEDQETILINGVKENESHALDGDERPCTAAEAAVTFSALTSAQKENHACHRALPPLTSKKPCLLSPPSPLRLTDVPEHASDDSSAHAISLTSCVTKGMSSWSLPGDCEKAPFTMMEPGGMSALTGDCLMQPSRTCLGCFIESKDGIDAEPGISLKVGDINRDYDTCSVSDIGIHCMSTGETMRYGDQLLSDQLLSFPMHKSRAADKRDAEKSDSDSEDPTQKNYYEGLLLDKCNGEEPLLTNPNQEWGYFESFISESKIELLDLCSKNELSVNLFSEEDVDNYMFDDDDSTLGSDVCSLKIRYESFQDNVREKTTTLQEDAQFNFFPSVFGNCTKRDSRSTLKRGPGGATDPSQFKSEEGIIWGEEEEDGEEEDGEEEEKAALNKSCNSTEMVQYVGSKRSHFLDSVNSTEDSGEFSDDSTCTESSYDVLRDIKDCSRYLSRDHSGSFIQQNYGLRAKRKVRYSDDYLYDVDSIENEKILDKKEWLPDGPKEEDDDEWCPKKRRKVSRKEPPVIIKYIIINRFKGEKHMLVKLSKVDASETTVTLNEELLSKYKKLAPLKGFWQERQQSRLDLLRSSLYHKQNFYLNGSDASFLPHPRKRKCKLANRHRIQRIKAIEQSVNKLGSCSSDHKQPCSSKEDTGLKGLPALAIATPSCANGLHVHDITGIAAVKCKSQEREHKGTERKVLRRIKFKSEARLKCKKIKAATSTAEGSPVLENQDSAARLKDENVSCASDSSHLPECHEDKVAKNSPFLPSTSSSDKPLPSANITTNVPLIPGGYLQTLLDASDLSSNTGISYFAQHPSEQQQHPLPSIVPAEKPFPALQPAQSCVLSPPSESELQQSPGHLEMEQSSFGNMWPASKAAGSDRQDFPGDMREAAGLPSEFGSGAAGADGLPASGYAQVNLNSSKLLYQKNYMPDSQQVQSDDSYQSCHFNNGEGRFHFQRGTLSTDDGRLISFDSVGSLSVSSSNYSSLSLKSCEKDGEDDINDDFLAHCSPKLVIQQSIDEITPLKESTDLLDISNFTPDRFRQSSLSEMSPPDTPNLSPQIAGSDAKPLGTLKGFQESPQATLNSSEKVKWNCGVLQTEDQADNGFALNNHQFQFHMFNDEDSVSLLEKSPCLSTFNEPSGQISTNSKVSKSKRKSSSSKNVVTNQSSSQKATRKKSPKTNKGTEKPPGKNSRQAPKSARKGKNTAGVNGEKALAVGSRAVSQLSNTATATKGLPEGAQHCSPAGVKLGKHNGLSGEWALGKEGGAGWSEASLGNATSLLDDDQREFEEPSNILSNIASGMADVQRFMMASIEPLWGPVGHNSVPDIFRSPESNSLKLKTLKILAGTSQESKKKANGGSPAAAKNHKSNNKGSSKNSKAATCDPGRPNCSTGYTTDIHAPFFDKNYSNLSTLGNNGPTHKKLYRHKSSSKSLRDENCKIKRTDREQPHKDPPVTAAFEKLRESDSILLKAETTFLGFPVFEEETPFSRKTVDVCFFFFFFLFFFFFFFFFFFLLVGVFFSRRFLFEICLVVC from the exons ATGGATGACCAACAAGAGCAGGATTGTGCCTCAGAAGACCAAGAAACTATCCTGATTAATGGGGTGAAAGAAAATG AATCGCACGCCCTGGACGGCGATGAGAGGCCTTGCACCGCCGCCGAGGCCGCGGTCACATTCTCAGCCTTGACGTCAGCTCAGAAGGAAAACCACGCGTGCCACCGGGCGCTGCCTCCCCTGACTTCGAAGAAGCCCTGCTTGCTGAGCCCCCCGTCGCCCCTGAGGCTCACGGATGTGCCCGAGCACGCCTCGGATGATTCCTCCGCCCACGCCATCTCCCTCACGTCCTGCGTGACGAAGGGCATGAGCTCCTGGTCACTGCCAGGCGACTGCGAGAAGGCTCCCTTCACCATGATGGAGCCCGGAGGCATGTCGGCGCTGACGGGCGACTGCTTGATGCAGCCGAGCCGGACCTGTCTGGGCTGCTTTATTGAATCAAAGGACGGCATTGATGCAGAGCCAGGAATAAGCTTGAAAGTGGGGGATATAAATAGGGATTATGACACCTGTTCAGTCTCTGATATAGGGATTCACTGCATGAGCACAGGAGAAACCATGAGATATGGGGATCAACTGCTTTCAGACCAGCTTTTAAGCTTCCCTATGCATAAATCGAGGGCAGCGGAcaaaagagatgcagaaaaatcTGACAGTGATTCAGAGGACCCCactcagaaaaattattatgaGGGATTACTATTAGACAAATGCAATGGTGAGGAACCTTTACTAACAAATCCCAACCAGGAATGGGGCTATTTTGAGTCTTTCATTAGTGAAAGTAAAATTGAGCTGCTTGACCTCTGCTCCAAAAATGAGCTTTctgtaaatctgttttctgaggAAGACGTCGATAATTACATGTTCGATGATGACGATTCCACCTTGGGAAGCGATGTCTGCTCTCTGAAAATTAGATACGAATCTTTCCAGGACAACGTGCGGGAGAAGACCACCACCCTACAAGAGGATGCCCAGTTCAACTTCTTCCCCAGCGTGTTTGGCAACTGCACCAAAAGGGACAGCAGGAGCACCCTGAAAAGGGGGCCCGGCGGTGCCACCGACCCTTCTCAATTCAAATCTGAGGAAGGCATCAtctggggggaggaggaggaggacggcGAGGAAGAGGAcggtgaggaggaggagaaagctgCCTTAAATAAATCTTGCAACAGCACGGAGATGGTGCAGTACGTGGGCTCCAAGAGGAGCCACTTCTTGGACTCGGTGAATTCCACGGAGGACTCCGGGGAGTTCAGCGACGACAGCACTTGCACAGAGTCCTCCTACGACGTGCTGCGGGACATCAAGGACTGCAGCCGGTACCTGTCCCGGGACCACTCCGGCTCCTTCATTCAGCAGAACTACGGGTTGCGGGCGAAGAGGAAAGTGCGATACAGCGACGACTACCTGTACGATGTGGACTCCATCGAGAACGAGAAGATCCTGGACAAGAAGGAGTGGCTCCCAGACGGGCCCAAGGAGGAGGACGATGACGAGTGGTGCCCCAAGAAGCGGCGAAAAGTCTCTCGCAAGGAGCCCCCCGTTATCATCAAGTACATCATCATTAACAGGTTTAAAGGGGAGAAGCATATGCTGGTGAAGCTCAGCAAAGTGGATGCCAGCGAGACAACTGTTACCCTAAACGAGGAGCTGCTCAGCAAATACAAGAAGCTGGCCCCTCTGAAGGGCTtctggcaggagaggcagcagagccGGCTGGATTTGCTCAGATCGTCTCTCTACCACAAGCAGAATTTCTATCTTAACGGCTCAGATGCTTCATTCCTCCCTCACCCACGGAAGCGAAAATGCAAGCTAGCAAACAGGCACCGGATTCAAAGAATTAAAGCCATCGAGCAATCAGTGAACAAGCTGGGCTCTTGCTCCTCTGATCACAAGCAGCCTTGCAGCAGTAAAGAGGACACGGGCCTGAAAGGGCTGCCGGCGTTAGCCATCGCCACCCCCAGCTGTGCCAACGGATTACACGTACATGACATCACGGGCATCGCCGCTGTGAAATGCAAATCGCAGGAACGGGAGCACAAGGGGACGGAGAGGAAAGTGCTCCGCAGAATCAAATTCAAAAGTGAAGCCAGGTTGAAGTGCAAGAAGATCAAAGCTGCTACCAGTACGGCGGAGGGCTCCCCGGTGCTGGAAAACCAGGACTCTGCGGCGCGTCTGAAGGACGAAAACGTTTCTTGTGCTTCAGACAGCTCCCATCTCCCGGAGTGCCACGAGGATAAGGTTGCTAAAAATTCTCCTTTCCTACCATCCACCTCCTCTTCAGACAAGCCTCTGCCATCTGCTAATATCACCACCAATGTACCCCTGATCCCCGGAGGGTATCTGCAGACGTTGTTAGATGCTTCTGATTTGTCGAGCAACACCGGTATCTCATACTTCGCCCAGCATCCCtccgagcagcagcagcacccgcTCCCCAGCATCGTCCCGGCGGAAAAGCCCTTCCCGGCCCTGCAGCCGGCGCAGAGCTGCGTGCTCTCCCCGCCCTCCGAGTCCGAGCTGCAGCAGTCGCCCGGCCACCTGGAgatggagcagagcagcttcGGTAATATGTGGCCGGCCAGCAAGGCTGCCGGCAGCGACCGCCAGGACTTCCCCGGTGACATGCGGGAGGCGGCCGGGCTGCCGAGCGAGTTCGGCAGCGGTGCCGCGGGTGCAGACGGCCTCCCCGCCTCTGGATACGCTCAAGTCAATCTGAATAGCAGCAAATTGCTCtaccaaaaaaattacatgcCGGATAGCCAACAAGTGCAGTCTGATGATTCTTATCAGTCATGTCATTTTAATAATGGAGAGGGGCGCTTTCATTTCCAACGAGGTACACTAAGTACAGATGATGGCAGGCTCATTAGTTTTGATTCAGTGGGTTCATTGTCAGTTAGTTCTAGCAATTACAGTTCTTTAAGTTTAAAGTCTTGTGAAAAGGACGGCGAGGATGATATTAATGATGATTTCTTGGCCCACTGCAGTCCCAAGCTAGTGATCCAGCAGAGCATAGATGAAATCACCCCTTTGAAGGAGTCCACGGACCTTTTAGACATTTCCAACTTCACACCTGATAGGTTCCGCCAGTCGTCGCTTTCAGAGATGTCCCCTCCGGACACTCCCAACCTGTCCCCACAGATAGCTGGCTCTGATGCCAAGCCTCTGGGCACCCTAAAGGGCTTTCAGGAGAGCCCCCAGGCCACCCTCAACAGCTCTGAGAAGGTCAAGTGGAACTGTGGGGTCCTGCAGACTGAGGATCAGGCAGATAATGGGTTTGCTTTAAATAATCACCAGTTCCAGTTCCATATGTTCAACGATGAAGATTCTGTCAGCCTTCTCGAAAAGAGTCCATGCTTGTCAACATTTAATGAGCCATCTGGTCAAATTAGCACCAATAGCAAAGTGTCAAAATCGAAGAGGAAAAGTTCATCCAGCAAGAATGTGGTTACAAACCAAAGCTCTTCCCAGAAAGCCACCCGGAAAAAAtcacccaaaaccaacaaaggaACCGAAAAACCGCCAGGGAAAAACTCCAGGCAGGCACCCAAATCTgccaggaaagggaaaaacacGGCAGGAGTCAACGGCGAGAAGGCTCTGGCCGTTGGCAGCAGGGCGGTCAGCCAGCTGAGCAACACGGCCACGGCCACCAAGGGCCTCCCTGAGGGCGCCCAGCATTGCAGCCCGGCTGGGGTGAAGCTGGGCAAGCACAATGGGCTCTCCGGCGAGTGGGCGCTGGGGAAAGAGGGGGGCGCGGGCTGGTCAGAAGCCAGCCTGGGCAATGCCACCAGCCTCCTGGATGACGACCAGAGGGAATTTGAGGAACCTTCCAACATCCTGTCCAACATTGCGTCGGGAATGGCGGATGTCCAGAGGTTTATGATGGCCTCCATCGAGCCCTTGTGGGGGCCTGTTGGCCACAACAGCGTTCCAGACATATTCCGGTCCCCGGAGTCCAACAGCCTGAAACTGAAAACTCTTAAAATTTTGGCAGGGACATCCCAAGAGTCGAAGAAGAAGGCGAACGGCGGGTCGCCGGCGGCGGCGAAGAACCACAAGTCAAACAACAAGGGCTCAAGCAAAAACAGCAAAGCCGCAACCTGCGACCCTGGTCGCCCCAACTGCTCAACTGGGTACACCACGGACATTCACGCTCCCTTTTTTGATAAAAACTATAGTAACCTGAGCACTTTAGGCAATAACGGACCTACCCATAAAAAACTCTACCGTCATAAATCCAGTTCGAAATCGCTGAGGGATGagaactgtaaaataaagcGAACGGACCGCGAACAGCCCCACAAGGACCCACCCGTGACAGCTGCTTTTGAGAAACTGAG ggaaTCAGACTCCATTCttcttaaagcagaaacaacatttttgggttttcctgtatttgaagAAGAGACTCCCTTTTCTAGAAAGACGGTtgatgtttgtttctttttctttttttttctttttttcttcttcttcttttttttttttttttttttattggttggggtttttttttcccgtCGGTTCCTTTTCGAAATCTGCCTTGTGGTATGTTGA